In Gossypium hirsutum isolate 1008001.06 chromosome D06, Gossypium_hirsutum_v2.1, whole genome shotgun sequence, one genomic interval encodes:
- the LOC107901150 gene encoding glutathione hydrolase 3: MGRHNMEAPLLDEKNNNRNIIRNAALCFFFLLLTLSSLIFRDDFSYLLVKGGNKYNERVEVGGPDSVESDQGVVAADDARCSKIGALMLKKGGHAVDAAVATALCVGVVNPMASGIGGGAFMVVRSSSTSQVQAFDARETAPLAASQNMYENDMRTKYHGPLSMGVPGEIAGLHEAWLRYGRLDWKTLFEPAIKLAKEGFMTAPYLGLSIAEQELLIMSDPGLKQVFAPEGKLLQAGEKCYNVELAHTLEEVAEQGPWVLYNGTIGEKLVKDVRQVGGILTMEDLRNYKVEVTDAMAANVMNYTIYGMPPPSSGTLGLSLVLNIFDSYGSADAAKGDLGVHRLIEALKHMFAERMNLGDPDFVDITKYVSEMLSVTFAKQIQEKIIDNATFPAKYYMYRWSQLRDHGTSHFCVVDAERNAISMTTTVNYPFGAGVLSPSTGIIVNNEMGDFSAPTEISPDMLPPAPANFIRPNKRPLSSMTPLIITKDNQLAGVIGGSGGMNIIPAVTQVFLNHFVLGMEPLAAVQHPRIYHKLIPNLVYYENWTVIDGDHIELADETKIFLREKGHELRAKSGGAIVQFVVQALQKDIERGRKFGKDLYIFHGTLTAVSDPRKDGKPAAV; encoded by the exons ATGGGGAGACATAACATGGAAGCTCCTCTTTTAGATGAGAAGAACAACAACAGAAACATTATTCGGAACGCTGCTCTctgcttcttctttcttcttttaacCCTTTCAA GCCTTATATTCAGAGACGACTTTAGCTACTTGTTGGTTAAAGGAGGAAACAAGTACAATGAAAGGGTTGAAGTTGGTGGCCCCGACAGTGTCGAGTCAGATCAGGGCGTTGTTGCCGCTGATGATGCTCGTTGTTCTAAAATCGGTGCCCTTATGCTCAAGAAAGGAGGGCACGCGGTGGATGCAGCGGTGGCAACGGCATTGTGCGTTGGAGTCGTCAACCCAATGGCTAGTGGAATTGGAGGTGGAGCTTTCATGGTGGTTAGGTCTTCATCGACTTCACAagtccaagcctttgatgccaGAGAAACAGCTCCCTTAGCCGCTTCACAG AACATGTACGAGAATGATATGAGAACCAAGTACCATGGTCCATTGTCAATGGGAGTTCCTGGTGAAATTGCTGGCCTTCATGAAGCTTGGTTGAGATATGGTCGATTAGATTGGAAGACACTATTTGAGCCTGCAATAAAACTAGCTAAAGAGGGATTTATGACTGCTCCTTATCTTGGATTAAGTATTGCTGAGCAAGAGCTGCTGATCATGAGTGATCCCGGCTTAAAGCAGGTGTTTGCACCAGAGGGGAAGCTGTTACAAGCAGGTGAAAAGTGCTATAATGTAGAGCTAGCCCACACCCTTGAGGAAGTGGCAGAACAAGGACCATGGGTTTTATATAATGGAACTATAGGAGAgaaattggtaaaagatgtgAGACAGGTTGGTGGGATTTTGACAATGGAGGATTTAAGGAATTACAAGGTAGAGGTTACAGATGCAATGGCTGCAAATGTGATGAATTACACTATATATGGAATGCCACCTCCTTCAAGTGGAACACTTGGGCTGTCTCTG GTTTTGAACATCTTCGACAGCTATGGAAGTGCCGATGCCGCAAAGGGCGATCTTGGAGTGCATCGCCTGATTGAAGCATTGAAACACATGTTTGCTGAAAGAATGAACTTGGGTGACCCTGATTTTGTTGACATTACCAAATATGTATCTGAAATGCTTTCTGTTACTTTTGCAAAGCAAATTCAGGAAAAGATAATTGACAACGCCACTTTCCCTGCAAAATATTATATGTACAG ATGGAGTCAACTCAGAGACCATGGAACTAGCCATTTCTGCGTCGTAGATGCAGAACGTAATGCCATATCGATGACCACCACTGTAAATTACCCTTTCGGAGCTGGAGTGTTATCGCCTTCCACCGGGATCATTGTTAACAATGAGATGGGTGATTTCTCAGCACCGACAGAGATATCTCCAGATATGCTCCCTCCTGCTCCTGCAAATTTTATTAGACCAAACAAGAGACCTCTATCTTCCATGACACCACTTATTATTACCAAG GATAATCAGCTGGCAGGAGTGATTGGTGGCAGTGGTGGAATGAACATAATACCAGCAGTAACCCAGGTTTTCCTAAATCATTTTGTATTGGGGATGGAACCTTTAGCTGCAGTTCAACATCCAAGGATCTACCACAAG CTAATACCAAACCTAGTTTATTACGAAAACTGGACTGTGATTGATGGGGATCACATCGAGCTTGCAGATGAGACAAAGATTTTCCTGAGAGAGAAGGGGCATGAGCTGCGGGCCAAGTCAGGTGGGGCTATCGTCCAGTTTGTTGTTCAAGCCCTCCAGAAAGACATAGAAAGGGGCCGAAAATTTGGAAAAGACTTATATATATTTCATGGAACATTAACTGCTGTTAGTGACCCTAGAAAAGATGGAAAGCCAGCAGCCGTCTGA